A region of Haliotis asinina isolate JCU_RB_2024 chromosome 7, JCU_Hal_asi_v2, whole genome shotgun sequence DNA encodes the following proteins:
- the LOC137290221 gene encoding protein DEK-like isoform X2: protein MSDTEKTDVAPQKEEEDVEEEADKSKDNEEMKELEDSKEIEEADTKVEEEVEMKDEPESKPEPVEASPKKSPKKRKKVEKEEEDDEEEEELPLGLLERPVVIESGKREKKKVERLAMTMTFAPQHRKKVDVPEGTGAKLGECPRIEYKIAHLKADDLKPLHRIVFGKKGTSQEVKKNLRQFCGFSFSKEDKEYDKRLTIIGKLTLPVLKTICEVLDLERSGVKDDVVQRVMDFLMHPSDSGRKVPEPKKRGRASKERRDKGVKRKRAEKKEGKKKKKKTSKEDVESENDEDDEEDDEEPEENDKDDDDDADEDGDVEEEEESEEEVPKKKKAKLETPRKPKEEKREKKENDKKERKEKAAKKAEKKESKKKKVEEESDEDDSEDETLASKKTGPPNNDELRDVVKKILDGANLEEVTMKTVVKQVYAKYPDFDLSDKKEFIKNTVKQLIS from the exons ATGTCTGACACCGAAAAAACCGATGTTGCCCCTCAAAAGGAG GAGGAAGATGTTGAAGAAGAGGCTGATAAGTCAAAAGACAATGAAGAAATGAAAGAACTTGAAGATTCAAAAGAAATAGAAGAAGCAGACACAAAGGTTGAGGAAGAGGTTGAAATGAAAGATGAACCAGAATCAAAACCCGAGCCTGTGGAGGCGTCCCCCAAGAAGTCTCCCAAAAAGAGAAAAAAGgtggaaaaagaggaagaagatgatgaagaagaggaagaactACCAC tgGGCTTATTGGAGAGGCCAGTAGTGATCGAATCTGGGaagagagagaaaaagaaagTGGAAAGGTTGGCGATGACCATGACCTTTGCCCCTCAGCACAGGAAGAAAGTCGACGTGCCAGAAGGAACAGGAGCAAAGCTTGGAGAATGCCCTAGAA TTGAATACAAAATTGCACACTTGAAGGCAGATGACTTGAAGCCGTTACATCGAATAGTGTTTGGAAAGAAGGGAACT TCACAAGAAGTGAAAAAGAATCTGCGACAGTTTTGtgggttttcattttcaaaagaagACAAAGAATATGACAAGAGACTTACAATCATTGGCAA ATTAACACTCCCGGTTTTAAAGACAATCTGTGAGGTGCTTGACCTTGAGAGGTCAGGGGTCAAAGACGATGTGGTCCAGAGGGTCATGGATTTCCTTATGCACCCATCTGACTCTGGCAGGAAAGTACCAGAGCCAAAAAAAC GGGGTCGGGCTTCGAAGGAGAGGAGGGACAAGGGAGTGAAACGGAAGAGAGCGGAAAAGAAAGAGGgcaagaagaaaaagaagaaaacatcAAAGGAAGACGTGGAGTCAGAGAACGATGAAGACGATGAGGAAGATGATGAAGAGCCAGAGGAAAATGATAaggatgatgacgatgatgcaGATGAAGATGGTGATgttgaagaagaggaagagagCGAGGAAGAG GTTCCCAAAAAGAAAAAGGCGAAGTTGGAAACACCCAGAAAGCCTAAAGAAGAGAAACgggagaagaaagaaaatgaCAAGAAGGAGAGAAAAGAGAAGGCAGCgaagaaagcagaaaagaaAGAATCAAAGAAGAAGAAAG tTGAAGAGGAATCAGACGAGGATGATTCAGAAGATGAAACATTAGCATCAAAGAAAACAGGACCACCAAAT aATGATGAATTGCGTGACGTTGTTAAGAAAATTTTAGATGGTGCCAATTTGGAAGAGGTGACAATGAAAACAGTTGTAAAACAG GTTTATGCAAAGTATCCAGATTTTGATTTGTCAGACAAAAAAGAATTCATCAAAAACACAGTGAAACAG
- the LOC137290221 gene encoding protein DEK-like isoform X1, with the protein MSDTEKTDVAPQKEEEDVEEEADKSKDNEEMKELEDSKEIEEADTKVEEEVEMKDEPESKPEPVEASPKKSPKKRKKVEKEEEDDEEEEELPLGLLERPVVIESGKREKKKVERLAMTMTFAPQHRKKVDVPEGTGAKLGECPRIEYKIAHLKADDLKPLHRIVFGKKGTSQEVKKNLRQFCGFSFSKEDKEYDKRLTIIGKLTLPVLKTICEVLDLERSGVKDDVVQRVMDFLMHPSDSGRKVPEPKKRGRASKERRDKGVKRKRAEKKEGKKKKKKTSKEDVESENDEDDEEDDEEPEENDKDDDDDADEDGDVEEEEESEEEVHRVPKKKKAKLETPRKPKEEKREKKENDKKERKEKAAKKAEKKESKKKKVEEESDEDDSEDETLASKKTGPPNNDELRDVVKKILDGANLEEVTMKTVVKQVYAKYPDFDLSDKKEFIKNTVKQLIS; encoded by the exons ATGTCTGACACCGAAAAAACCGATGTTGCCCCTCAAAAGGAG GAGGAAGATGTTGAAGAAGAGGCTGATAAGTCAAAAGACAATGAAGAAATGAAAGAACTTGAAGATTCAAAAGAAATAGAAGAAGCAGACACAAAGGTTGAGGAAGAGGTTGAAATGAAAGATGAACCAGAATCAAAACCCGAGCCTGTGGAGGCGTCCCCCAAGAAGTCTCCCAAAAAGAGAAAAAAGgtggaaaaagaggaagaagatgatgaagaagaggaagaactACCAC tgGGCTTATTGGAGAGGCCAGTAGTGATCGAATCTGGGaagagagagaaaaagaaagTGGAAAGGTTGGCGATGACCATGACCTTTGCCCCTCAGCACAGGAAGAAAGTCGACGTGCCAGAAGGAACAGGAGCAAAGCTTGGAGAATGCCCTAGAA TTGAATACAAAATTGCACACTTGAAGGCAGATGACTTGAAGCCGTTACATCGAATAGTGTTTGGAAAGAAGGGAACT TCACAAGAAGTGAAAAAGAATCTGCGACAGTTTTGtgggttttcattttcaaaagaagACAAAGAATATGACAAGAGACTTACAATCATTGGCAA ATTAACACTCCCGGTTTTAAAGACAATCTGTGAGGTGCTTGACCTTGAGAGGTCAGGGGTCAAAGACGATGTGGTCCAGAGGGTCATGGATTTCCTTATGCACCCATCTGACTCTGGCAGGAAAGTACCAGAGCCAAAAAAAC GGGGTCGGGCTTCGAAGGAGAGGAGGGACAAGGGAGTGAAACGGAAGAGAGCGGAAAAGAAAGAGGgcaagaagaaaaagaagaaaacatcAAAGGAAGACGTGGAGTCAGAGAACGATGAAGACGATGAGGAAGATGATGAAGAGCCAGAGGAAAATGATAaggatgatgacgatgatgcaGATGAAGATGGTGATgttgaagaagaggaagagagCGAGGAAGAGGTACATAGG GTTCCCAAAAAGAAAAAGGCGAAGTTGGAAACACCCAGAAAGCCTAAAGAAGAGAAACgggagaagaaagaaaatgaCAAGAAGGAGAGAAAAGAGAAGGCAGCgaagaaagcagaaaagaaAGAATCAAAGAAGAAGAAAG tTGAAGAGGAATCAGACGAGGATGATTCAGAAGATGAAACATTAGCATCAAAGAAAACAGGACCACCAAAT aATGATGAATTGCGTGACGTTGTTAAGAAAATTTTAGATGGTGCCAATTTGGAAGAGGTGACAATGAAAACAGTTGTAAAACAG GTTTATGCAAAGTATCCAGATTTTGATTTGTCAGACAAAAAAGAATTCATCAAAAACACAGTGAAACAG